The Manis javanica isolate MJ-LG chromosome 6, MJ_LKY, whole genome shotgun sequence genome contains a region encoding:
- the STRA8 gene encoding stimulated by retinoic acid gene 8 protein homolog: METSRESSNFSEKVASLAPAQLQELESRVARRRLSQARHRATLAGLFSSLRKTLYSQSDLTPSKWQVLNKAKSHIQELEQNLDNLLKLKESFNLEDGNANSLEEVKKEYVNMYSRNQSLVLNQVLQKGSATWCPTEAPEKDTEEEEEGEEEDQEEDEDEEKGEEEKVELPHSPAASPPDPLEFERYLSFYKQTMDLLTANGIVSSQEVTLPIVSAAISHLWQNLSETRKASLLQVWAQIHSSLPGLAGACQESACAEGSMKDSGVESQGASCSLTSTPEEILLEDTFDVASFLDKSETPSTSSSSSAFAGCNPENPEEKFQLYMQIINYFKGLPAVNFQIKQEPDLPIDDEMIMLRCMETFDDDEDL, from the exons ATGGAGACCTCTCGAGAAAGCAGCAACTTCAGTGAGAAAGTGGCATCCCTGGCCCCCGCACAGCTGCAGGAGCTTGAGTCACGCGTGGCCCGCAGACGCCTGTCCCAGGCTCGCCACCGAGCCACCCTGGCAGGGCTGTTCAGCAGCCTCAGGAAGACTCTTTACTCCCAGTCTGATCTCACACCCTCAAAG tggcAGGTTCTGAATAAGGCGAAGAGTCATATTCAGGAACTGGAACAAAACCTGGATAATCTGCTGAAGCTGAAAG AATCCTTCAACCTGGAGGATGGGAATGCAAACAGCTTAGAGGAGGTCAAGAAAGAATATGTCAACATGTACTCCAGAAATCAAAG CCTGGTCTTGAACCAAGTTCTGCAGAAAGGTTCTGCCACCTGGTGCCCCACTGAAGCCCCTGAGAAGGAcactgaggaagaggaggaaggggaggaggaagaccAAGAAGAGGATGAAGACGAGGAGaagggggaagaggagaaagtggagctcccccactccccagccgCCTCACCGCCGGACCCCCTGGAGTTCGAACG GTATCTCAGCTTCTACAAGCAGACCATGGACCTTCTGACTGCGAACGGCATTGTCTCCTCTCAGGAGGTGACTCTCCCCATCGTCTCTGCGGCCATCTCCCACCTGTGGCAGAACCTCTCTGAAACGAGGAAGGCCAGCCTCCTGCAGGTCTGGGCACAGATACACAGCAGCCTCCCAGGCCTCGCAGGGGCCTGTCAGGAGTCAGCCTGTGCTGAGGGCAGCATGAAAGACAGTGGAGTCGAGAGCCAGGGGGCCAGCTGCTCCCTCACCTCTACCCCCGAGGAG ATCCTTTTGGAAGACACCTTTGATGTGGCAAGTTTCCTGGACAAAAGTGAGACTCCAAGCACATCCAGCTCTAG TTCAGCATTTGCTGGCTGCAACCCTGAAAATCCAGAGGAGAAGTTTCAGCTCTACATGCAGATCATCAATTATTTTAAAGGCCTCCCGGCTGTTAATTTTCAGATCAAACAG GAACCAGACCTTCCCATTGATGATGAGATGATAATGTTGAGGTGCATGGAGACCTTTGATGATGATGAAGACCTGTGA